TACTGCTCGGCGGCACCGGTCATCTTGTTCTGGCGGCCGAGCGCGAGGATCTGCGTGAAGCCGACATAGAAGAACAGGCCTTCCATCAGGCAGGCGAACACGATCAGCGACTTGAGCAGCGTCTGGTCGGTCTCGGGCGTGCCGGTCTTGAAGTTGGGGTCCATGATCGCCTCGATGAAGGGGATCAGGAACTCGTCCTTGTTGCGGATGGAGGCGACTTCGTTGTACGCGTTGAAGATCTCGCTCTCGTCGAGGCCGAGCGATTCGACGATGTACTGGTAGGCGTGCGTGTGGATCGCTTCCTCGAAGGCCTGGCGCAGCAGGAACTGGCGGCATTCGGGCGCGGTGATGTGGCGGTACGTGCCCAGCACGATGTTGTTGGCGGCCAGCGAATCGGCGGTCACGAAGAAGCCGAGGTTGCGCTTGATGATGCGGCGCTCGTCTTCGGTCAGGCCGTTTGGGTCTTTCCACAACGCGATGTCGCGCGTCATGTTCACCTCTTGCGGCATCCAGTGGTTGGCGCAGGTGGCGAGGTATTTTTCCCAGGCCCACTTGTACTTGAAGGGCACCAGCTGATTGACGTCGGTCTGGCCGTTGATGATGCGCTTGTCGGCGGCATTCACGCGGCGGTGCACGGTGTCGGAGGGCGGGGCCGAGGGGGTGGGCGTGCTGCCGGTGGGCAGGCTTTCGGCGGGTGCCGCAGCGGCTTGCGAAAGCGCGGACGGCGACTCCGCCGGGCGGTTGTTTTGCAGACCGCCGTCCAAGAGTTTCTGCGATGAGGGCTTGACTTCTTCGTCCCAGGTCAGCATAGGTTTTCCAATGGTCGGATTATGAAAGCAGCGCTGCAAAATTAAAAGCGCTGGAGCGTGATACAGCCATGTTTTTGTTGCTTCACTGCACATGCGCGGCACCCTGATAGATCAGGGTGCCGCGCATGGCGTGCGCATCACTGGCAGGCTTCGCAGGTCGGGTCGTCAATCGCGCAGAACTTCACGTCGGTCGCGGGCAATGCCGCGGCCTGTGCCTGTGCTGCGGCCGCAGCGGCTTCGAGCGCGCTGGGCTTGGATGCGGCCTGTGCGCCGCCGCCGTTGGTGCCCGACGACACGGCGTTGAGCTGGCGCGTGTTCACGGTGCTCATCTCGACGTGCGTGGCGCTTTGCGTGCGCAGGTAATACGTGGTCTTGAGGCCGCGCACCCAGGCGAGCTTGTAGGTGTCGTCGAGCTTCTTGCCCGATGCGCCCGCCATGTAGATGTTCAGGCTCTGCGCCTGGTCGATCCATTTCTGGCGGCGCGATGCGGCCTCGACGAGCCACGACGGCTCGACCTCGAAGGCCGTGGAGTACAGCGCCTTGACGTCCTGCGGCACGCGGTCGATGGAGTGCAGCGAACCCTTGAAGTGCTTGAGGTCCATGACCATCACGTCGTCCCACAGGCCCAGGCGCTTGAGGTCGCGCACCAGGTAGCCGTTGATGACGGTGAACTCGCCCGACAGGTTCGACTTGACCGAGAGGTTGCCGAACGAGGGCTCGATGGACGCATCGACACCGACGATGTTGGAGATGGTGGCGGTGGGCGCGATGGCCACGCAGTTGGAGTTGCGCATGCCGTCCTGCGCGATCTTCTTGCGCAGCGCATCCCAGTCCAGCGAGGACGAGCGGTCCACTTCTACGAAGCCGCCGCGGGCCTTCTCCAGCAGCTCGAGCGTGTCGAACGGCAGGATGCCACGGTCCCACAGCGAGCCCTTGTAGCTTTCGTAGTGGCCGCGTTCCTTGGCCAGCTCGGTCGAAGCCCAGTAGGCGTAGTAGCAGATGGCTTCCATGGATCGATCAGCGAACTCGACCGCGGCCTGCGACGCGTAGGGAATGCGCAGTTCGTACAGGCTGTCCTGGAAGGCCATGATGCCCAGGCCCACGGGGCGGTGGCGCATGTTGGACGCGCGGGCCTTTTCGACGGCGTAGTAGTTGATGTCGATCACGTTGTCGAGCATGCGCATGGCCGTGGAGATGGTCTTGCGCAGCTTGACGTGGTCGAGTTCGCGGCCGTTCGTGCCGTCCTTCAGATGGCGCAGCAGGTTGACCGAGCCGAGGTTGCAGACCGCGGTTTCGGTGTCGCTGGTGTTCAGCGTGATCTCGGTGCATAGGTTGGACGAGTGCACCACGCCGGCGTGCTGCTGGGGCGAGCGCACGTTGCAGGCATCCTTGAACGTGATCCAGGGGTGGCCGGTCTCGAACAGCATGGTCAGGATCTTGCGCCACAGGTCGGTCGCCTGCAGCGTGCGCGAGGGCTTGATCTCGCCGCGCGCGGCCTTCTCTTCATAGGCCACGTAGGCCTTTTCGAAGTCGGTGCCGAACAGGTCGTGCAGGTCGGGCACGTTGGAGGGCGAGAACAGGGTCCAGGTGCCCTTTTCCATCACGCGGCGCATGAACAGGTCGGGAATCCAGTTGGCCGTGTTCATGTCGTGCGTGCGGCGGCGGTCGTCGCCGGTGTTCTTGCGCAGCTCCAGGAACTCCTCGATGTCCAGGTGCCAGGTTTCGAGGTACGTGCAGACGGCGCCCTTGCGCTTGCCGCCCTGGTTCACGGCCACGGCGGTGTCGTTCACCACCTTGAGGAACGGCACCACGCCTTGCGATTCGCCGTTGGTGCCCTTGATGTGCGAGCCCAGTGCGCGCACGCGGGTCCAGTCGTTGCCCAGGCCGCCGGCGAACTTGGACAGCAGCGCGTTTTCCTTGATCGACTCGTAGATGCCATCCAGGTCGTCGGGCACGGTGGTCAGGTAGCACGACGACAGCTGCGAGCGCAGCGTGCCGCTGTTGAACAGCGTGGGGGTGCTGGACATGAAGTCGAACGACGAGAGCACCTCGTAGAACTCGATGGCGCGCGCTTCGCGGTTGTCTTCCTTGAGCGCCAGGCCCATGGCCACGCGCATGAAGAATGCCTGGGGCAGTTCGATGCGGCTCTTGCGCACGTGCAGGAAGTAGCGGTCGTACAGCGTCTGCAGGCCCAGGTAGTCGAACTGCTGGTCGCGCTCGAACTTCAGTGCGGCGCCGAGCTTTTGCAGGTCGTACTCGAGCAGGCGGGGGTCCAGCAGGTCGTTGTCCACGCCCTTCTGGATGAACACGGGGAAGTAGTTCGCGTAGGCGGCGCCCATTTCGCCGGGCGCCACGTCGCGGCCCAGCACCTCGCGCACGATGGTGTGCAGCAGCAGGCGGGCGGTGGCGTAGGTGTAGTCGGGGTCTTTCTCGATCAGGGTGCGGGCGGCCAGGATGGAGGCCTTGTACACCTCGTCCATGGGCACGCCGTCGTACAGGTTGCGCATGGTTTCGGCCACGATGGGCGCGGCCTGGATGTCGGCGCCCAGGTTGGAGCAGGCGGCCTGGATGAGGCTCAGCATGCGCGCTTCATCGAGGGGCACGCGCTGGCCATGGTCGATCACGTGCAGGGTAGGCACGGCTGGGGTGCGCTGCTCCTGCTGGTGGGCGCGCTCCTGCGAGCGGCGCTCACGGTACAGCACATAGGCGCGCGCGACCTCGTGGTGGCCGCCGCGCATCAGGCCCAGCTCGACCTGGTCCTGGACGTCCTCGATGTGGAACGTGCCGCCGCCCGGGCGCGAGCGCATGAGGGCGCGCACCACGTTCTGGGTCAGGGTGTCCACGACTT
This region of Acidovorax sp. GBBC 1281 genomic DNA includes:
- a CDS encoding ribonucleotide-diphosphate reductase subunit beta — protein: MLTWDEEVKPSSQKLLDGGLQNNRPAESPSALSQAAAAPAESLPTGSTPTPSAPPSDTVHRRVNAADKRIINGQTDVNQLVPFKYKWAWEKYLATCANHWMPQEVNMTRDIALWKDPNGLTEDERRIIKRNLGFFVTADSLAANNIVLGTYRHITAPECRQFLLRQAFEEAIHTHAYQYIVESLGLDESEIFNAYNEVASIRNKDEFLIPFIEAIMDPNFKTGTPETDQTLLKSLIVFACLMEGLFFYVGFTQILALGRQNKMTGAAEQYQYILRDESMHCNFGIDLINQLKLENPHLWTAEFKEEINGLFMKAVELEYQYAEDTMPRGVLGMNASMFKGYLRYIANRRATQIGLEALFPNEENPFPWMSEMIDLKKERNFFETRVIEYQSGGALSWD
- a CDS encoding ribonucleoside-diphosphate reductase subunit alpha — its product is MQAALNPSSTTNATGQAPTAADESPAAQPGSDLLTHYQIIRRNGAVVPFEPQKIAVALMKAFLAVHGTQGAASASVREVVDTLTQNVVRALMRSRPGGGTFHIEDVQDQVELGLMRGGHHEVARAYVLYRERRSQERAHQQEQRTPAVPTLHVIDHGQRVPLDEARMLSLIQAACSNLGADIQAAPIVAETMRNLYDGVPMDEVYKASILAARTLIEKDPDYTYATARLLLHTIVREVLGRDVAPGEMGAAYANYFPVFIQKGVDNDLLDPRLLEYDLQKLGAALKFERDQQFDYLGLQTLYDRYFLHVRKSRIELPQAFFMRVAMGLALKEDNREARAIEFYEVLSSFDFMSSTPTLFNSGTLRSQLSSCYLTTVPDDLDGIYESIKENALLSKFAGGLGNDWTRVRALGSHIKGTNGESQGVVPFLKVVNDTAVAVNQGGKRKGAVCTYLETWHLDIEEFLELRKNTGDDRRRTHDMNTANWIPDLFMRRVMEKGTWTLFSPSNVPDLHDLFGTDFEKAYVAYEEKAARGEIKPSRTLQATDLWRKILTMLFETGHPWITFKDACNVRSPQQHAGVVHSSNLCTEITLNTSDTETAVCNLGSVNLLRHLKDGTNGRELDHVKLRKTISTAMRMLDNVIDINYYAVEKARASNMRHRPVGLGIMAFQDSLYELRIPYASQAAVEFADRSMEAICYYAYWASTELAKERGHYESYKGSLWDRGILPFDTLELLEKARGGFVEVDRSSSLDWDALRKKIAQDGMRNSNCVAIAPTATISNIVGVDASIEPSFGNLSVKSNLSGEFTVINGYLVRDLKRLGLWDDVMVMDLKHFKGSLHSIDRVPQDVKALYSTAFEVEPSWLVEAASRRQKWIDQAQSLNIYMAGASGKKLDDTYKLAWVRGLKTTYYLRTQSATHVEMSTVNTRQLNAVSSGTNGGGAQAASKPSALEAAAAAAQAQAAALPATDVKFCAIDDPTCEACQ